From the genome of Gracilinanus agilis isolate LMUSP501 chromosome 2, AgileGrace, whole genome shotgun sequence, one region includes:
- the MRPL35 gene encoding 39S ribosomal protein L35, mitochondrial: MAAAALAARAAAGIIRPLNGLVSSTFQNYSNTLRLVSTLSGRHFSYIQAPLISPAARLVPPVKNLRYGPPSTILNSVNPLLPTLLRPPVRTLTYCSLRKGKRKSVKAVLFRFLRLHCGLWVRKKAGYKKKLWKKKPARRKRLREQVFCNKTQSKLLDKMTTSFWKRRNWYIDDPFQKYHDRTNLRV; encoded by the exons ATGGCGGCGGCCGCCTTGGCTGCACGGGCAGCTGCAG GAATCATTCGACCGCTCAATGGTTTGGTTTCATCAACCTTCCAGAACTACTCCAACACTTTGCGTCTGGTTTCCACGCTGTCGGGACGACATTTCAGCTATATTCAAGCACCACTTATATCTCCTGCTGCCAGACTAGTTCCACCTGTTAAAAATTTGAGATATGGGCCTCCTTCAACAATTCTTAATAG tgTAAACCCTTTGCTGCCAACTCTCCTACGACCACCAGTCAGAACCTTAACATACTGTAGCCTGAGAAAAGGAAAACGGAAATCGGTAAAAGCTGTCCTCTTTAGGTTTCTCCGCCTCCACTGTGGTCTTTGGGTGAGGAAAAAG GCTGGTTATAAGAAGAAGCTATGGAAGAAGAAGCCTGCACGGAGAAAACGCCTGAGAGAACAGGTTTTCTGTAACAAAACACAGAGCAAACTGCTTGACAAAATGACAACGTCTTTCTGGAAGAGGCGGAACTGGTACATCGATGATCCCTTTCAGAAATACCATGATCGTACAAACCTCAGAGTGTAG